In one Pectinophora gossypiella unplaced genomic scaffold, ilPecGoss1.1 Pgos_40, whole genome shotgun sequence genomic region, the following are encoded:
- the LOC126381229 gene encoding uncharacterized protein LOC126381229: MSIGRVSEFDVKTGVWSSYVDRLDMYFTANDVKSDRKLPTLIAVMGDEAYELLVNLSSPSKPSELGYEKAVELLQQHLQPAPSALAERFKFRQRRQGAEESVSCYVAELKKLARFCKFDKNLSENLRDQFVCGLRSDIIRQRLFAEDDALTYNNAVKMATSLEAAERNAAIVDAAGTASVGGDIAVRAGDLHAIAVAGGRRRPAAGGGGGGRGGARAQRGARGGGARAGSAGASAPGRKTYHGSIRPCTGCGSTNHGYESCRFREYECSRCRRRGHLRRVCPERSPAEAAGYGKERTLYYADMDDVLEGQGTLEEEEKFHHLCLNDYRAVDEYQLGYKELFDGGLGRYTGGKATLRVRDGAAPVFHRARPLPYALRDRVDAELDSMLRDGVIEPVDCSDWASPLVPPHMGIVKSKAMARSYVWWAGLDEAVERMCRACELCAAQADAPPRQAPCMWPWPNRAWSRLHLDFMGPIFVA, from the exons ATGTCTATTGGAAGAGTGAGCGAGTTTGATGTGAAGACGGGTGTGTGGTCGTCATATGTCGACCGACTGGACATGTACTTTACGGCCAACGATGTGAAAAGTGATCGTAAACTACCTACGTTAATCGCGGTTATGGGGGACGAAGCCTACGAGTTATTAGTGAATTTATCAAGTCCTAGCAAACCGTCGGAGTTGGGGTATGAAAAGGCCGTCGAATTACTGCAACAACATTTACAGCCGGCACCGTCGGCGTTAGCGGAGCGGTTTAAATTCAGGCAAAGAAGACAGGGTGCGGAAGAAAGTGTGTCCTGTTATGTCGCAGAGTTGAAAAAGCTAGCGCGATTCTGTAAATTCGACAAGAATTTAAGTGAAAATCTGCGCGATCAATTTGTCTGCGGGCTCCGAAGTGACATTATTCGTCAGAGGTTATTCGCGGAAGATGACGCATTGACGTACAATAATGCGGTAAAAATGGCTACGTCTTTAGAAGCGGCAGAGCGCAACGCGGCAATCGTAGACGCGGCGGGAACAGCCAGCGTCGGAGGGGACATCGCTGTGCGGGCCGGGGACTTGCACGCCATAGCTGTAGCGGGCGGAAGGCGGCGGCCGGCCgcgggtggcggcggcggcggacgcGGCGGAGCGCGAGCGCAGCGCGGTGCTCGCGGCGGAGGTGCCCGTGCGGGGTCGGCAGGCGCGAGCGCGCCGGGGAGGAAAACTTACCATGGGAGCATAAGGCCTTGTACAGGTTGTGGATCGACTAACCATGGATACGAGTCCTGCCGATTCCGGGAATACGAGTGCAGTCGTTGCAGGCGGCGGGGTCACTTACGGCGAGTGTGCCCGGAGCGAAGCCCTGCCGAGGCGGCAGGTTACGGGAAGGAACGCACTTTGTATTATGCAGACATGGATGACGTTTTGGAAGGTCAGGGGACCTTGGAGGAGGAAGAGAAATTCCATCACCTGTGTCTAAACGACTACCGGGCG GTTGACGAGTACCAATTAGG GTATAAGGAGTTGTTTGATGGAGGTTTGGGGCGATACACAGGAGGCAAGGCAACATTACGGGTACGGGACGGAGCGGCGCCGGTGTTCCATCGCGCGCGGCCGCTGCCATATGCGCTGCGCGACCGGGTCGACGCGGAGTTAGATAGCATGCTGCGCGACGGCGTCATCGAACCTGTCGACTGCTCAGACTGGGCTTCTCCTTTGGTACCG CCGCATATGGGGATAGTCAAGTCGAAGGCAATGGCGAGGAGTTATGTGTGGTGGGCTGGCTTAGATGAGGCAGTGGAGCGCATGTGCCGCGCGTGCGAGCTGTGCGCGGCGCAGGCCGACGCGCCGCCGCGGCAGGCGCCGTGCATGTGGCCGTGGCCGAATCGTGCTTGGTCGAGATTACATTTAGACTTCATGGGGCCCATATTTG TTGCGTAG